A part of Acipenser ruthenus chromosome 12, fAciRut3.2 maternal haplotype, whole genome shotgun sequence genomic DNA contains:
- the LOC117411365 gene encoding protein PRRC2C isoform X5, with amino-acid sequence MSEKSGQSAKAKDGKTKYASLSLFNTYKGKPLETQKTAVAARHGLQSLGKVASNRRMPPPANLPSLKAENKGNDPNVNIVPKDGSGWASRQDQPGEERPPEIPTPPPKPGPPAPQEIASGASRSWGSSKQAGQGDDLSDAGGPRINSHFQQEFPSLQAAGEPEKPGSDKEQPEEPYGPGPSLRPQNVGSWREGGGRNLSMAGSEPDVGAPLAEEGGSSTPSPTLEQTEPCRAASEQREVKRERLPYGTQPPLQGLSQVKLNGGQPLPSGVPPQFHPQFRGIMPPYMFHACPRMPFPPMQGPCRYPLPPQEAGKGPRAAGRPPQSWPQDGVDRPSIISATELKELDVLDTDVDEGWAGAQMEVDYTEKLNFSDDEENQANKDKGDNWEWMRARSSQCTEGWKEGEGSWGENAAPTPRSPNSRGQHSKTSQPPEYQAQSAGRPPAAAAGPGAPSRGKQQPVTGAPESEDSEAWRLKRKKQTESSEAVERARRRREEEERRMEEQRLAACAEKLKRLNEKFGTPATPTATAASPESQALEARPAPAPEESAEKTTMTAVQPQPQPLPEPQPQPQPPPRPRSQERVQPEEQEEEKRAVIVTAPPLPEAGGREVQVESEAPASEETAPEREGFNSEEASRAEEPPVLPPLDPRALTPESGEGESGHSRPALPSGYSKQFQKSLPPRFLRQQEQMKQQQQQAASAAPPSPGAPAPPPQHRSLYQPLGPHQQHLASMGFDPRWLMMQSYMDPRMMSGRPPSMDMPPMHPGRMPHKQLLRRDQVEGSGSGSDSFDHLARPVRDHGLPVEPRMVWGSEPYPQTEPQSAATPPKVQDDPREPGSEVGVELERSTPTETIPLEPSTKTDCFRDPMEHEGHSFSSRAPEDLAGALQLEKGPGVPGFEPKDGSLAPTEEALGVPRESPAVLKRSASQGSSHSVKLEEPSFEAASKPQAKETADRQEDKPRKEPFSLGSSSGSRTTPPAEGLPKAEKPPKLKSETRWGPRPGVSRREGPGGERPLRRSGPIKKPILRDMKEERELRKEKEERHERGGGGGGGRKEGPKTENQKAPAGEGVRREPPALAPDTWDTASAGKPAGALGPPIGQAAREEKQEKQPMPAVEKPHPETPRPASRKELNLPPRAYRREDRDRDRVQDRDRAQDRERDRAQDKERDRAQDRDRVQDRERDRAQDRERDRAQDRDWVQDRERDRAQDRDRDRDRDWGPEPGFRGRGRGEYYSRGRNFRGSYGGRTRASRGRSRGEYPYREPRPRSDLPLGSAASFRRREESETRSESSDFEVIPKRRRRRGSNTDSESEARDTASDTGASDRESSSKARPLRREDPRRMLKAAAASFRPPPPPPPPPHTAQPGSREPREDDGGRLKPGFLPKVEPSRRGRGAGMYRRAAGRERGPPRSAPMRRPGLKDCQWPSKPMETFRPEGERLEHGQGLNSERRPLRFEGKKYPEPSRERPRRQRPARPPRQDKPPRFRRLKEREAAAAEAGGGPGRAMPSAPPDYAAAAAGVSEAAGSKSPDLSNQNSSDQANEEWETASESSDFNERREREERKGEAATASQGAPPKGTGSEGGAAPKREALAAAAKRSFSSQRPGVDRQNRRGNSGPKPARGYGGGRGERRGPGGKPGRRGSTVSQHLDQRSGSAQRSEKDPSGRHKEEAKPATKKLKEKVDALSQFDLNNYASVVIIDDHPEVTTLEDPQSNTTDDGFTEVVSRKQQKRLQDEERRKKEEQTVQNWSKKGSGEKGRGGSSKLPPRFVKKQQQKQGAAQPRSQAPPQPAPQPLEGAVPPPSSEFPGQAKGLPASQPPSALGTELWENKMTTSTVLTDVTKILGPISPPQPPSVSAWNKPLTSFVGAVAPEQGAKPGLDAGVELGIESIQFGAPSSSGSTDSDCTPTLLEKGPDNKLPEPKEQRQKQPRAGPIKAQKLPEMSLPENKEYKPGPIGKERSLKNRKVKDVRQAENEGPDKPGPGAARSPDPHSPAKDSKDSDMESMISVSTPEFGASSKESVTDYTSPSSSLGDTVSTGSSKMEESLVSNVPLPHTLPLPLPRRETLQQSSSLTQVSSATVDLTLKMESARKAWENSPSMGEKSSPVTSSAPPIASSAAANSATYSSFSSASLPPIPVASVTPTTSLQGSGTYTTSSLSTKTTSTSDPPNICKVKPQQLQSSSMGSSAHFSPLGCIPSLLAPQQQQQAPQVFVSQSAAGSAAQIPAFYMDTSHLFSTQPPRLGPPSLAQQQGFQPGLSQPTAVQQIPIPIYAPLQGQHQHQHQHQHQHQHQPQGMGLGTGPPVSQAQELFSTSLHQPYRSQQAFMQSSLSQPSPVVLSGAGQHSPMMLSGTALHSYPGVQPSDLSKAQSGLAFQQTSSAQHIPILFEPQLNQPSGLGGSQLMDTHTHLLQARQGLSQPSNLYSGQVQQPGQSSYYSSTQSASSALQQVNMPTHSHTGQSSYYSSRQYPSAAVQQMTVPLPGSQLALSNFGSTGGHQPLIALPQSMQPQGPQAQAQSLGRQAQLSQPFRGLLNQSQHGMMQASSKVCEMDLKLFGSGMDMKPGTPPISARSTTPTSSPFRASSTSPNSQSSKMNSILYQKQFQSAAAAAAGVRMPPHFQAQFTPQMMSQPSLVPPMARPPHGSSFNPGVQRTPMGPPMSPSLMSQPRPQYVSRGPPGPSMGPRGNQAMLKAEQDIKAKQRAEVLQSTHKFFSEQQQHKPTLSKPSDGSQQPAESFTPQPLSLGHEGDKGSSQPPSFTTPGSKPVRTGPIKPQAIKPEETK; translated from the exons ATGTCCGAGAAGTCAGGCCAGAGCGCAAAGGCAAAGGATGGGAAGACCAAGTACGCGAGCCTCAGCCTCTTTAACACGTACAAGGGAAAGCCGCTGGAGACCCAGAAGACTGCAG TGGCTGCCAGGCATGGGCTCCAGAGCCTGGGCAAGGTGGCCTCCAACCGGCGCATGCCACCTCCAGCCAACCTGCCGAGCCTGAAAGCCGAGAACAAGGGGAATGATCCCAACGTGAATATCGTTCCCAAGGACGGGAGCGGCTGGGCGTCGCGGCAAGACCAGCCCGGGGAGGAGCG GCCCCCGGAGATACCCACACCCCCTCCCAAACCAGGGCCCCCAGCCCCCCAGGAGATAGCCAGTGGGGCCAGCCGGTCCTGGGGCAGCAGTAAGCAGGCGGGGCAGGGAGATG ACCTTTCTGATGCAGGTGGCCCCCGGATAAACAGCCACTTCCAGCAGGAGTTTCCCAGTCTGCAGGCAGCAGGGGAGCCGGAGAAACCCGGATCGGACAAGGAGCAGCCAGAGGAGCCCTACGGACCGGGGCCCAGCCTGCGACCCCAGA ATGTTGGCAGCTGGAGGGAGGGCGGTGGAAGGAACCTGAGCATGGCCGGCTCCGAGCCTGACGTCGGAGCCCCTTTGGCGGAGGAGGGAGGCAGCAGCACCCCCTCTCCCACCCTGGAGCAAACCGAGCCCTGCAGGGCAGCGAGCGAGCAGCGGGAGGTGAAGAGGGAGAGGCTCCCCTACGGCACCCAGCCTCCTCTGCAGGGGCTCAGTCAGGTCAAACTCAACGGGGGGCAGCCGCTGCCGTCGGGAGTGCCTCCACAGTTCCACCCCCAGTTCAGAGGCATCATGCCCCCCTAT ATGTTCCACGCCTGTCCCCGCATGCCCTTTCCACCGATGCAGGGCCCTTGCAGGTACCCGCTCCCTCCACAAGAAGCTGGGAA AGGCCCCAGGGCTGCCGGTCGGCCCCCACAGTCGTGGCCCCAGGACGGGGTGGACAGGCCCTCCATCATCAGTGCCACGGAGCTCAAGGAGCTGGACGTTCTGGACACAGATGTGGATGAGGGCTGGGCTG GAGCCCAGATGGAGGTGGATTACACCGAGAAGCTCAACTTCAGTGATGATGAGGAGAACCAGGCCAACAAAGACAAGGGAGACAACTG GGAGTGGATGCGTGCTCGGAGTTCGCAGTGCACCGAGGGGTGGAAGGAGGGAGAGGGGTCCTGGGGCGAGAATGCTGCTCCCACACCCCGTTCACCCAACAGCAGGGGGCAGCACAGCAAGACCAGCCAGCCCCCGGAGTACCAG GCACAGTCTGCAGGCCgccccccagcagcagcagcaggacctGGAGCACCGTCCCGGGGGAAGCAGCAGCCGGTGACAGGGGCCCCTGAGTCTGAGGACTCGGAGGCCTGGCGGCTGAAGCGCAAGAAGCAGACGGAGTCTAGCGAGGCCGTGGAGCGGGCGCGGCGCAGGCGCGAGGAGGAGGAGCGGAGGATGGAAGAGCAGCGGCTGGCAGCCTGCGCGGAGAAACTCAAGAGGCTCAACGAGAAATTCGGGACCCCAGCCACCCCCACCGCCACGGCAGCGTCTCCAGAGAGCCAGGCACTGGAGGCACGACCAGCGCCCGCTCCGGAAGAGAGCGCGGAGAAGACGACGATGACCGCCgtccagccccagccccagcccttACCCGAGCCCCAGCCTCAGCCTCAGCCTCCACCAAGGCCACGCTCTCAGGAGAGAGTCCAGCCTGAagagcaggaggaggagaagagggcgGTGATAGTGACTGCACCCCCACTGCCGGAGGCAGGAGGCAGGGAGGTGCAGGTAGAGAGCGAGGCTCCTGCCTCGGAGGAGACGGCCCCAGAGAGAGAGGGCTTCAACAGCGAGGAGGCTAGTAGAG cCGAGGAGCCCCCTGTGCTGCCCCCTCTGGACCCCCGAGCCCTGACCCCCGAGAGTGGGGAAGGGGAGTCTGGCCACTCACGCCCTGCCCTCCCCTCTGGATACTCCAAACAGTTCCAGAAGTCCCTGCCCCCACGCTTCCTGAGACAGCAG GAGCAgatgaagcagcagcagcagcaggcagcgTCGGCAGCTCCCCCCTCCCCAGGGGCCCCGGCCCCCCCTCCCCAGCACCGCTCCCTCTACCAGCCCCTGGGGCCACACCAGCAGCACCTGGCCTCCATGGGGTTTGACCCCCGCTGGCTCATGATGCAGTCCTACATGGACCCCCGCATGATGTCAGGGCGCCCCCCTTCTATGGACATGCCCCCCATGCACCCAG ggagGATGCCTCACAAGCAGCTGCTTAGGAGAGATCAGGTGGAGGGCTCTGGCTCTGGGTCCGACTCATTTGATCACCTGGCACGGCCTGTCAGAGACCACGGGCTGCCCGTAGAGCCCCGCATGGTGTGGGGGTCTGAGCCGTACCCCCAAACAGAGCCCCAGTCTGCTGCTACACCCCCCAAAGTACAAGATGATCCCAGGGAGCCCGG GTCGGAGGTGGGGGTCGAGTTGGAGAGGAGCACTCCCACAGAGACCATTCCCCTCGAACCCAGCACCAAGACAGACTGCTTCAGAGACCCGATGGAGCATGAGGGCCACAGCTTCAGCAGCCGGGCCCCCGAGGACCTAGCGGGAGCCCTGCAGCTTGAGAAAGGCCCCGGGGTGCCTGGATTCGAGCCCAAGGATGGGAGCCTGGCCCCTACAGAGGAGGCTCTGGGCGTGCCGAGGGAGAGCCCCGCGGTGCTGAAGAGGAGCGCGTCTCAGGGCTCCAGCCACTCTGTCAAGCTGGAGGAGCCCAGCTTTGAGGCAGCCTCCAAACCACAAGCCAAGGAGACGGCCGACCGCCAGGAGGACAAGCCCAGGAAGGAGCCCTTCTCTCTGGGCAGCAGCAGTGGCAGCAGGACCACCCCACCAGCCGAGGGCCTGCCCAAAGCGGAGAAGCCACCCAAATTGAAATCCGAGACGCGCTGGGGTCCCCGGCCGGGGGTCAGCAGGAGGGAGGGGCCCGGTGGAGAGCGGCCGCTCCGCAGATCGGGGCCCATCAAGAAGCCGATCCTGCGGGACATGAAGGAGGAGAGGGAGCTgaggaaggagaaggaggagcggcacgagagaggaggaggaggaggcggggGGAGGAAGGAGGGACCCAAAACAGAGAACCAGAAAGCACCTGCTGGCGAGGGGGTGAGGAGGGAACCTCCAGCCTTGGCCCCTGATACTTGGGATACAGCGAGCGCAGGGAAGCCTGCGGGGGCTCTGGGGCCACCAATAGGGCAGGCAGCCCGCGAGGAGAAACAAGAGAAGCAGCCAATGCCTGCCGTTGAGAAACCCCACCCCGAGACACCCAGGCCAGCCTCCAGAAAGGAACTGAACCTGCCCCCGAGGGCTTACCGGAGAGAAGACAGGGACCGAGACCGGGTTCAAGATAGGGACCGGGCTCAAGACAGGGAGAGGGACCGGGCTCAAGACAAGGAGAGGGACCGGGCTCAAGACAGGGACCGGGTTCAAGATAGGGAGAGGGACCGGGCTCAAGATAGGGAGAGGGACCGGGCTCAAGACAGGGACTGGGTTCAAGATAGGGAGAGGGACCGGGCTCAAGATAGGGACAGGGACCGGGACAGAGACTGGGGCCCAGAGCCAGGCTTCCGGGGCCGCGGCAGGGGGGAGTACTACTCTCGTGGCCGCAATTTCAGAGGCAGCTACGGGGGCCGGACGAGGGCTAGCAGGGGCAGGAGCAGAGGGGAGTACCCCTACAGGGAGCCCCGGCCGCGCTCAGACCTGCCCCTCGGCTCGGCCGCCTCGTTCCGGCGACGGGAAGAGAGCGAGACGCGCAGCGAGAGCTCCGACTTCGAGGTGATCCCCAAGAGGAGGCGCCGACGCGGCTCCAACACGGACTCGGAGAGCGAGGCCCGGGACACGGCCAGCGACACCGGGGCCTCCGACAGGGAGAGCAGCAGCAAGGCCAGGCCGCTGCGCAGAGAGgaccccaggaggatgttgaaagcagcagcagcctccttccgccctcctcctcctcctcctcctcctccccacacaGCGCAGCCCGGCTCCAGGGAGCCTCGAGAGGATGACGGGGGGCGCCTCAAGCCAGGCTTCCTCCCCAAAGTGGAGCCCTCCAGGCGGGGCAGGGGAGCAGGGATGTACAGGAGGGCCGCTGGAAGGGAGAGAGGCCCGCCCAGGTCGGCTCCGATGAGACGGCCGGGGCTGAAGGATTGCCAGTGGCCCTCCAAGCCCATGGAGACGTTCCGGCCAGAGGGGGAGAGGCTGGAGCACGGCCAGGGGCTGAACTCAGAACGACGGCCGCTCAGGTTCGAGGGGAAGAAGTACCCGGAGCCCAGCCGGGAGAGGCCCAGGAGACAGAGGCCAGCCCGGCCGCCCAGGCAGGACAAGCCACCCCGCTTCCGCAGGCTGAAGGAGAGGGAGGCGGCAGCGGCCGAGGCAGGGGGGGGGCCCGGCAGGGCCATGCCCAGCGCCCCCCCGGActacgcggcggcggcggcggggGTCTCCGAGGCAGCAGGGAGTAAGTCCCCCGACCTGTCCAATCAGAACTCCTCCGACCAGGCCAACGAGGAGTGGGAGACGGCCTCCGAGAGCAGCGACTTCAACGAGCGCAGGGAGCGCGAGGAGCGCAAGGGCGAGGCGGCCACAGCCTCTCAGGGGGCCCCGCCCAAGGGCACAGGCTCCGAGGGGGGGGCAGCGCCCAAGCGAGAGGCCCTCGCGGCGGCAGCCAAGAGGAGCTTCTCCAGCCAGCGCCCCGGAGTGGATCGGCAGAACCGGCGCGGCAACAGCGGGCCCAAACCCGCCCGGGGCTATGGCGGGGGAAGGGGAGAGCGCAGAGGACCCGGGGGCAAGCCAGGGCGCAGAGG CAGCACTGTATCCCAGCATCTGGACCAGCGCTCCGGCTCGGCTCAGCGGTCCGAGAAGGATCCGTCCGGGAGGCACAAGGAGGAGGCCAAGCCGGCCACCAAGAAACTCAAGGAGAAGGTGGACGCGCTGTCACAGTTCGACCTGAACAACTACGCCA GCGTGGTGATTATCGATGACCACCCGGAGGTGACCACGCTGGAGGACCCCCAGTCCAACACCACGGATGACGGCTTCACAGAGGTGGTGTCGCGCAAGCAGCAGAAACGACTCCAGGATGAGGAGCGGAGGAAGAAAGAGGAGCAGACTGTGCag aattgGAGCAAGAAGGGTTCAGGTGAAAAGGGCAGAGGGGGGAGCTCCAAGCTGCCTCCCAGATTtgtgaagaagcagcagcagaaacAGGGAGCGGCTCAGCCTCGGAGCCAGGCTCCCCCACAGCCTGCACCCCAGCCTCTCGAGGGGGCTGTCCCACCACCCAGCAGCGAGTTCCCCGGCCAGGCCAAGGGATTGCCTGCCAGCCAGCCTCCCAGCGCCCTGGGCACAGAGCTCTGGGAAAACAAGATGACCACATCCACCGTGCTCACGGACGTGACCAAGATAC tGGGACCCATCAGCCCTCCCCAGCCTCCCTCTGTCAGTGCCTGGAACAAGCCCCTCACGTCCTTCGTAGGGGCTGTGGCCCCGGAG CAGGGGGCGAAGCCTGGCCTGGATGCGGGTGTGGAGCTGGGCATAGAGAGCATCCAGTTTGGGGCTCCCTCGTCCTCAGGCAGCACGGACAGCGACTGCACCCCGACTCTGCTGGAGAAGGGCCCCGATAACAAACTGCCAGAGCCCAAGGAGCAGAGGCAGAAGCAGCCGCGCGCTGGGCCCATCAAGGCACAGAAG CTGCCAGAGATGAGCCTCCCAGAGAATAAGGAGTACAAGCCGGGCCCCATCGGGAAGGAGCGCTCGCTGAAGAACCGCAAAGTGAAGGACGTCCGCCAGGCTGAGAACGAGGGGCCTGACAAGCCGGGTCCGGGGGCCGCCAGGAGCCCAGACCCCCACTCCCCTGCCAAGGACAGCAAGGACTCGGACATGGAGAGCATGATCTCTGTGTCCACGCCCGAGTTTGGAGCCAGCAGCAAG GAATCTGTGACGGACTACACCTCTCCCTCCTCTTCACTGGGAGACACAGTCTCCACAGGAAGCAGTAAGATGGAGGAGAGCCTGGTCTCCAAT GTGCCCTTGCCCcacaccctccccctccccctccccaggaGGGAGACTCTGCAGCAGAGCTCCAGCCTGACTCAGGTCTCTTCCGCTACCGTTGACCTCACCCTCAAG ATGGAGTCTGCGCGGAAGGCCTGGGAGAACTCCCCCAGCATGGGTGAGAAGAGTTCTCCAGTGACCTCGTCCGCCCCCCCCATCGCCAGCAGCGCTGCAGCCAACAGCGCCACCTACAGCTCCTTCTCCAGTGCATCCCTGCCTCCGATCCCCGTGGCCTCCGTCACGCCCACCACCTCCCTCCAGG gcTCTGGTACCTACACCacctcctccctgagcaccaagACGACCAGCACCTCCGACCCTCCCAATATCTGCAAAGTGAAGCCCCAGCAGCTCCAGAGCAGCAGCATGGGCTCGTCGGCACACTTCTCCCCGCTGGGCTGCATCCCCTCCCTGCTCgctccccagcagcagcagcaagcccCACAGGTCTTCGTCTCCCAGTCTGCAGCAG GTTCTGCTGCTCAGATCCCTGCCTTCTACATGGACACCAGCCACCTGTTCAGCACGCAGCCCCCGCGCCTGGGCCCCCCCTCGCTGGCACAGCAGCAAGGCTTCCAGCCTGGGCTGTCTCAG CCCACTGCAGTCCAGCAGATCCCCATCCCCATCTACGCCCCCCTCCAGggccagcaccagcaccagcatcagcaccagcaccagcatcagcaccaGCCCCAGGGCATGGGCCTGGGCACCGGCCCGCCGGTCTCACAGGCACAGGAGCTCTTCAGCACCTCCCTGCACCAGCCCTACAG GTCCCAGCAGGCGTTCATGCAGAGCAGCCTGTCTCAGCCCTCGCCGGTGGTTCTGTCTGGGGCTGGCCAGCACTCCCCCATGATGCTGTCGGGGACCGCGCTGCACAGCTACCCCGGCGTGCAGCCCTCCGATCTCAGCAAGGCACAGTCTGGCCTGGCCTTCCAGCAAACCTCCAGCGCCCAACACATCCCCATCCTCTTCGAACCCCAGCTCAACCAGCCGTCCGGCCTGGGGGGCTCGCAGCTCATGGACACCCACACGCACCTCTTACAG GCACGCCAGGGACTGAGCCAGCCCTCCAACTTGTACTCTGGGCAGGTGCAGCAGCCTGGCCAGAGCAGCTACTACAGCTCCACACAGTCTGCCAGCTCTGCCCTGCAGCAAGTAAACATGCCCACACACTCGCACACGGGCCAGAGCAGCTACTACAGCAGCAGGCAGTACCCCAGTGCAGCCGTGCAGCAG ATGACGGTGCCTCTCCCGGGCTCCCAGCTCGCCCTCTCTAACTTTGGCTCGACTGGGGGCCACCAGCCCCTGATCGCGCTGCCCCAGTCCATGCAGCCGCAGGGCCCCCAGGCTCAGGCACAGAGCCTCGGCAGACAGGCTCAGCTCAGCCAGCCGTTCCGGGGGCTCCTGAACCAGAGCCAGCACGGAATGATGCAGGCTTCCAGCAAG GTGTGTGAGATGGACCTGAAGCTGTTTGGCAGTGGGATGGATATGAAGCCTGGGACCCCTCCGATCAGTGCCAGGagcaccacccccacctccagcCCCTTCAG GGCCAGCTCCACCAGCCCCAACAGCCAGTCCAGTAAGATGAACAGCATTTTGTACCAGAAGCAGTTCCAGTCTGCAGCGGCGGCAGCGGCAGGGGTTCGAATGCCTCCGCACTTCCAGGCACAGTTCACACCGCAG ATGATGTCTCAGCCCAGCCTGGTGCCTCCCATGGCGAGGCCTCCCCACGGCAGTTCTTTCAACCCGGGGGTGCAGCGGACGCCCATGGGCCCCCCGATGTCCCCCTCCCTCATGAGTCAACCCCGCCCGCAGTACGTGAGCCGCGGACCCCCTGGGCCCTCCATGGGACCCCGCGGAAACCAGGCCATGCTCAAGGCAGAGCAGGATATCAAG gcGAAGCAGCGTGCGGAGGTGCTCCAGTCCACTCACAAGTTCTTCtctgagcagcagcagcacaagcCCACTCTGAGCAAACCCTCCGATGGGAGCCAGCAGCCCGCGGAGAGCTTCACACCACAGCCCCTCTCCCTGGGGCACGAGGGGGATAAGGGGTCCTCCCAGCCCCCCTCCTTCACTACCCCCGGCTCCAAACCTGTCCGGACCGGGCCCATCAAACCCCAGGCCATCAAACCTGAGGAGACCAAATAA